Proteins from one Juglans microcarpa x Juglans regia isolate MS1-56 chromosome 6S, Jm3101_v1.0, whole genome shotgun sequence genomic window:
- the LOC121236846 gene encoding granule-bound starch synthase 1, chloroplastic/amyloplastic isoform X1 — translation MLSEIKPRALLMATVTASHFVSRTSHASSHGSSGSETKANLAQMGLRSQAMTHNGLRSLNKLDMLQMRTNAKAIAGQAKSRVGNTQNDRPAGKIICEQGMNLVFVGAEVGPWSKTGGLGDVLGGLPPAMAAKGHRVMTISPRYDQYKDAWDTEVLVEIKVGDRLETVRFFHCYKRGVDRVFVDHPMFLEKVWGKTGSKIYGPRAGLDYRDNQLRFSLLCQAALEAPRVLNLNSSEYFSGPYGEDVFFIANDWHTALLPCYLETMYKPRGIYQTAKVVFCIHNIAYQGRFANSDFSLLNLPDQFKGSFDFIDGYEKPVKGRKINWMKAGILESDRVVTVSPYYAQELLSGVEKGVELDNIIRKTGITGIVNGMDVQEWNPATDKYVDVKYDATTVMDAKPLLKEALQAEVGLPVDRNIPLIGFIGRLEEQKGSDILAAAIPKFIGEDVQVVVLGTGKKPLEKQIEMLETMYPNKARGVAKFNVPLAHMIIAGADFILLPSRFEPCGLIQLHAMRYGTVPICASTGGLVDTVKEGFTGFHMGAFNVECDAVDPADVNAIAATVKRALATYGTPGLKEIIQNCMAQDLSWKGPAKLWEKMLLSLGVAGGEPGNEGEEIAPLAKENVAAP, via the exons ATGTTATCAGAAATCAA ACCAAGGGCATTATTGATGGCCACGGTGACCGCCTCCCACTTTGTATCAAGAACTTCACATGCCAGCAGTCATGGAAGTTCAGGGTCAGAAACTAAAGCAAACTTGGCACAAATGGGGCTCAGAAGCCAAGCAATGACCCATAATGGGTTAAGATCTTTGAACAAGTTGGATATGCTACAGATGAGAACCAATGCAAAAGCAATTGCCGGGCAAGCAAAAAGCAGAGTAGGAAACACTCAGAATGATAGGCCTGCTGGGAAAATTATATGTGAACAAGGAATGAATTTGGTCTTTGTGGGAGCTGAAGTAGGTCCATGGAGCAAAACCGGTGGACTTGGTGATGTTCTCGGAGGACTGCCACCCGCAATGGCG GCTAAGGGGCACCGAGTTATGACAATCTCTCCACGCTATGACCAGTACAAAGATGCATGGGACACTGAAGTTCTAGTTGAG ATAAAAGTTGGGGATAGACTGGAAACTGTTCGCTTCTTCCACTGCTACAAACGAGGAGTTGATCGTGTATTTGTGGATCACCCAATGTTCCTTGAGaag GTATGGGGTAAAACTGGATCCAAAATCTATGGCCCCAGAGCTGGGCTGGATTACCGAGATAACCAACTTCGTTTCAGCTTGTTGTGCCAG GCTGCTCTGGAGGCACCAAGGGTTCTGAACCTAAACAGCAGTGAATATTTCTCTGGACCATATG GGGAGGATGTTTTCTTCATTGCTAATGATTGGCACACTGCTCTTCTTCCGTGCTACCTGGAAACCATGTACAAACCAAGGGGAATTTACCAAACTGCCAAG GTTGTTTTCTGTATCCACAACATAGCCTACCAGGGCAGATTTGCCAATTCGGACTTCTCGCTTCTCAATTTGCCTGATCAGTTCAAGGGTTCTTTTGACTTTATTGATGG GTATGAAAAGCCAGTCAAGGGAAGGAAAATCAATTGGATGAAGGCCGGAATATTAGAATCAGACAGGGTCGTAACTGTGAGCCCATACTATGCCCAGGAACTTCTTTCTGGAGTTGAGAAAGGTGTTGAATTGGATAACATCATTCGTAAGACTGGCATCACTGGTATTGTGAATGGGATGGATGTTCAAGAATGGAATCCGGCCACTGACAAATACGTAGATGTGAAGTATGATGCCACAACT GTTATGGATGCAAAGCCTTTATTAAAGGAAGCCCTTCAAGCAGAAGTTGGGTTGCCTGTTGACAGGAATATTCCTTTGATAGGCTTCATTGGAAGATTGGAAGAGCAGAAAGGTTCAGATATTCTGGCAGCGGCTATTCCAAAGTTTATTGGGGAGGATGTTCAAGTCGTAGTCCTT GGAACCGGCAAAAAACCCTTGGAGAAGCAAATTGAAATGCTGGAGACAATGTATCCCAACAAGGCCAGGGGAGTGGCAAAATTTAATGTCCCCTTGGCTCATATGATTATTGCTGGGGCTGATTTTATACTTCTCCCAAGTAGATTTGAACCATGTGGGCTCATTCAGTTGCATGCTATGCGATATGGAACG GTGCCTATTTGTGCCTCGACCGGGGGGCTCGTAGACACTGTCAAAGAAGGTTTTACAGGATTTCATATGGGAGCTTTCAATGTTGAA TGTGATGCTGTTGATCCAGCTGATGTGAATGCAATAGCAGCAACTGTCAAGAGAGCTCTTGCAACCTATGGTACCCCTGGCTTGAAAGAGATCATCCAGAATTGCATGGCCCAAGATCTTTCATGGAAG GGACCAGCCAAACTATGGGAAAAGATGCTGCTGAGCCTGGGGGTTGCAGGCGGTGAACCTGGGAATGAAGGAGAGGAAATTGCTCCTCTTGCCAAGGAAAATGTTGCCGCTCCTTGA
- the LOC121236846 gene encoding granule-bound starch synthase 1, chloroplastic/amyloplastic isoform X2 — protein MATVTASHFVSRTSHASSHGSSGSETKANLAQMGLRSQAMTHNGLRSLNKLDMLQMRTNAKAIAGQAKSRVGNTQNDRPAGKIICEQGMNLVFVGAEVGPWSKTGGLGDVLGGLPPAMAAKGHRVMTISPRYDQYKDAWDTEVLVEIKVGDRLETVRFFHCYKRGVDRVFVDHPMFLEKVWGKTGSKIYGPRAGLDYRDNQLRFSLLCQAALEAPRVLNLNSSEYFSGPYGEDVFFIANDWHTALLPCYLETMYKPRGIYQTAKVVFCIHNIAYQGRFANSDFSLLNLPDQFKGSFDFIDGYEKPVKGRKINWMKAGILESDRVVTVSPYYAQELLSGVEKGVELDNIIRKTGITGIVNGMDVQEWNPATDKYVDVKYDATTVMDAKPLLKEALQAEVGLPVDRNIPLIGFIGRLEEQKGSDILAAAIPKFIGEDVQVVVLGTGKKPLEKQIEMLETMYPNKARGVAKFNVPLAHMIIAGADFILLPSRFEPCGLIQLHAMRYGTVPICASTGGLVDTVKEGFTGFHMGAFNVECDAVDPADVNAIAATVKRALATYGTPGLKEIIQNCMAQDLSWKGPAKLWEKMLLSLGVAGGEPGNEGEEIAPLAKENVAAP, from the exons ATGGCCACGGTGACCGCCTCCCACTTTGTATCAAGAACTTCACATGCCAGCAGTCATGGAAGTTCAGGGTCAGAAACTAAAGCAAACTTGGCACAAATGGGGCTCAGAAGCCAAGCAATGACCCATAATGGGTTAAGATCTTTGAACAAGTTGGATATGCTACAGATGAGAACCAATGCAAAAGCAATTGCCGGGCAAGCAAAAAGCAGAGTAGGAAACACTCAGAATGATAGGCCTGCTGGGAAAATTATATGTGAACAAGGAATGAATTTGGTCTTTGTGGGAGCTGAAGTAGGTCCATGGAGCAAAACCGGTGGACTTGGTGATGTTCTCGGAGGACTGCCACCCGCAATGGCG GCTAAGGGGCACCGAGTTATGACAATCTCTCCACGCTATGACCAGTACAAAGATGCATGGGACACTGAAGTTCTAGTTGAG ATAAAAGTTGGGGATAGACTGGAAACTGTTCGCTTCTTCCACTGCTACAAACGAGGAGTTGATCGTGTATTTGTGGATCACCCAATGTTCCTTGAGaag GTATGGGGTAAAACTGGATCCAAAATCTATGGCCCCAGAGCTGGGCTGGATTACCGAGATAACCAACTTCGTTTCAGCTTGTTGTGCCAG GCTGCTCTGGAGGCACCAAGGGTTCTGAACCTAAACAGCAGTGAATATTTCTCTGGACCATATG GGGAGGATGTTTTCTTCATTGCTAATGATTGGCACACTGCTCTTCTTCCGTGCTACCTGGAAACCATGTACAAACCAAGGGGAATTTACCAAACTGCCAAG GTTGTTTTCTGTATCCACAACATAGCCTACCAGGGCAGATTTGCCAATTCGGACTTCTCGCTTCTCAATTTGCCTGATCAGTTCAAGGGTTCTTTTGACTTTATTGATGG GTATGAAAAGCCAGTCAAGGGAAGGAAAATCAATTGGATGAAGGCCGGAATATTAGAATCAGACAGGGTCGTAACTGTGAGCCCATACTATGCCCAGGAACTTCTTTCTGGAGTTGAGAAAGGTGTTGAATTGGATAACATCATTCGTAAGACTGGCATCACTGGTATTGTGAATGGGATGGATGTTCAAGAATGGAATCCGGCCACTGACAAATACGTAGATGTGAAGTATGATGCCACAACT GTTATGGATGCAAAGCCTTTATTAAAGGAAGCCCTTCAAGCAGAAGTTGGGTTGCCTGTTGACAGGAATATTCCTTTGATAGGCTTCATTGGAAGATTGGAAGAGCAGAAAGGTTCAGATATTCTGGCAGCGGCTATTCCAAAGTTTATTGGGGAGGATGTTCAAGTCGTAGTCCTT GGAACCGGCAAAAAACCCTTGGAGAAGCAAATTGAAATGCTGGAGACAATGTATCCCAACAAGGCCAGGGGAGTGGCAAAATTTAATGTCCCCTTGGCTCATATGATTATTGCTGGGGCTGATTTTATACTTCTCCCAAGTAGATTTGAACCATGTGGGCTCATTCAGTTGCATGCTATGCGATATGGAACG GTGCCTATTTGTGCCTCGACCGGGGGGCTCGTAGACACTGTCAAAGAAGGTTTTACAGGATTTCATATGGGAGCTTTCAATGTTGAA TGTGATGCTGTTGATCCAGCTGATGTGAATGCAATAGCAGCAACTGTCAAGAGAGCTCTTGCAACCTATGGTACCCCTGGCTTGAAAGAGATCATCCAGAATTGCATGGCCCAAGATCTTTCATGGAAG GGACCAGCCAAACTATGGGAAAAGATGCTGCTGAGCCTGGGGGTTGCAGGCGGTGAACCTGGGAATGAAGGAGAGGAAATTGCTCCTCTTGCCAAGGAAAATGTTGCCGCTCCTTGA